The Alteriqipengyuania halimionae genome contains a region encoding:
- a CDS encoding RelA/SpoT family protein, with the protein MLRQYELVERVKEYDPDADEAMLNRAYVYTVQKHGTQKRASGDPYFSHPVEVAGLMTDLKLDQETIVTALLHDTVEDTLVTIEDIENTFGPQVARLVDGVTKLSKIEQMPENERAAENLRKFLLAMSEDIRVLLVKLGDRLHNMRTLHYIKNPEKRRRIARETMDIYAPLAERVGMYEYMREMQALAFEQLEPEAYATITARLAEIRSEASGQVDAIALAIKQALAEAGLRVEVNGREKQPYSIWKKMAERHLPFEKVTDIFAFRVVTDSVEDCYRAMGVLHTVWQFIPGKFKDYISTPKNNGYRSLHTSLIYENSMRVEVQIRTTEMHRMNQFGLASHWAYKQHDHADGQVGWLRDLIEIVDASHDPEELLEHTKLAIYQDRIFAFTPKGALFQLPKGATPVDFAYAVHTDLGDQTVGAKINGRHVPLRTVLNNGDVVEIIRAQSSEPQLSWLGHVVTGKARSAIRRGLRAKERAEHAEVGRQLFEDIVAGMPAKIGRKAIKEAVERLQLRDEEELMAAIGTARLDDREVMEALIPGSTADLPNRPAGPVRDGAISIKGLTPGRPFKLGPCCHPVPGERIVGLLEKGGDSRKGPVIVHRIDCDELAEGIDEDWLDLSWGEYSSGAPVRLCMEVYNRPGTLADITGVLARNTANIRRMELIEREHPFGSYTVDIEVQDLAHLTRIMSALRASDAVAQVERL; encoded by the coding sequence ATGCTGCGCCAGTACGAACTAGTTGAACGGGTCAAGGAATATGACCCCGATGCCGATGAGGCAATGCTCAATCGCGCCTATGTCTACACCGTGCAGAAGCACGGTACGCAAAAGCGCGCGAGCGGCGATCCGTATTTCAGCCATCCGGTCGAAGTCGCGGGGTTGATGACCGACCTCAAGCTCGACCAGGAAACCATCGTTACCGCGCTGCTGCACGATACGGTCGAGGATACACTCGTCACGATCGAGGATATCGAGAACACGTTCGGGCCGCAGGTCGCGCGGCTGGTCGACGGCGTGACCAAGCTTTCGAAGATCGAGCAGATGCCCGAGAACGAGCGCGCGGCGGAAAACCTGCGCAAGTTCCTGCTCGCGATGAGCGAGGATATTCGCGTGCTGCTCGTGAAGCTGGGCGACCGGCTGCACAACATGCGCACGCTCCACTACATCAAAAACCCGGAAAAGCGCCGCCGCATCGCGCGCGAGACGATGGATATCTACGCTCCGCTGGCCGAGCGGGTCGGCATGTACGAATATATGCGCGAGATGCAGGCGCTGGCATTCGAACAGCTAGAGCCCGAGGCCTATGCCACGATTACGGCGCGGCTTGCCGAAATCCGCAGCGAGGCAAGCGGCCAGGTCGATGCGATCGCGCTGGCGATCAAGCAGGCACTGGCCGAAGCGGGGCTGAGGGTCGAGGTCAATGGGCGCGAGAAGCAGCCCTATTCGATCTGGAAAAAAATGGCCGAGCGCCACCTGCCGTTCGAGAAGGTGACCGACATCTTCGCGTTCCGCGTGGTGACCGACAGCGTCGAGGATTGCTACCGTGCCATGGGGGTGCTCCACACCGTGTGGCAGTTCATTCCGGGCAAGTTCAAGGACTACATCTCCACGCCCAAGAACAACGGCTATCGCAGCCTGCACACCTCGCTGATCTACGAGAATTCGATGCGGGTGGAGGTGCAGATCCGGACTACCGAGATGCACCGTATGAACCAGTTCGGCCTCGCGTCGCACTGGGCCTACAAGCAGCATGATCACGCCGACGGGCAGGTCGGCTGGCTGCGCGACCTGATCGAGATCGTCGATGCGAGCCACGATCCTGAAGAACTGCTCGAACACACCAAGCTGGCGATATACCAGGACCGGATATTCGCCTTCACGCCCAAGGGCGCGCTGTTCCAGTTGCCCAAGGGCGCAACCCCGGTCGACTTTGCCTATGCCGTCCACACCGATCTGGGCGACCAGACCGTCGGCGCGAAGATCAACGGGCGGCACGTACCGCTGCGCACGGTGCTCAACAATGGTGACGTGGTCGAGATCATCCGCGCCCAATCCTCCGAGCCGCAATTGTCGTGGCTGGGGCATGTCGTCACCGGCAAGGCGCGTTCGGCCATCCGGCGCGGGCTGCGGGCCAAGGAGCGGGCCGAGCATGCCGAAGTGGGCCGCCAGCTGTTCGAGGATATCGTCGCAGGCATGCCCGCCAAGATCGGGCGCAAGGCGATCAAGGAAGCGGTCGAGCGGCTCCAGTTGCGCGACGAGGAGGAGCTGATGGCTGCGATCGGCACCGCGCGGCTCGACGATCGCGAGGTGATGGAAGCGTTGATCCCCGGATCGACCGCCGACCTGCCCAATCGTCCGGCGGGCCCGGTGCGCGACGGGGCGATCTCGATCAAGGGGCTGACGCCAGGCCGCCCTTTCAAGCTCGGGCCTTGCTGCCATCCCGTACCGGGCGAGCGGATTGTCGGCCTGCTCGAGAAGGGCGGCGACAGCAGGAAAGGGCCGGTGATCGTCCACCGGATCGATTGCGATGAATTGGCCGAGGGAATCGATGAAGACTGGCTCGACCTGTCATGGGGCGAATATTCGTCCGGCGCGCCGGTGCGCCTGTGTATGGAAGTCTACAACCGCCCCGGCACGCTGGCCGATATCACCGGCGTCCTGGCCCGTAACACCGCCAATATCCGCCGCATGGAGTTGATCGAGCGCGAGCATCCGTTCGGCAGCTACACGGTCGATATCGAAGTGCAGGATCTGGCGCATCTGACGCGGATCATGTCGGCACTGCGCGCCAGCGATGCCGTGGCGCAGGTGGAGCGACTCTAG
- a CDS encoding DUF1905 domain-containing protein, translating into MTDTIAHTAPLRRWQGDRGTYHMLTIDGDCADAIAMHERLHRLEFGARRGFGSVKCMARIGETEWKTSVFPSKSGDWWLLVGKKVMRSEDLAVDDPVAVTLNLL; encoded by the coding sequence GTGACTGACACCATCGCCCACACCGCGCCCCTGCGGCGCTGGCAGGGCGATCGCGGAACCTATCACATGCTCACGATCGACGGCGACTGCGCCGACGCGATCGCAATGCACGAGCGGCTGCACCGGCTGGAGTTCGGCGCGCGCCGAGGTTTCGGATCGGTCAAATGCATGGCGCGGATCGGCGAGACCGAGTGGAAAACCTCGGTCTTCCCATCCAAATCGGGAGACTGGTGGCTGTTGGTCGGCAAGAAGGTAATGCGATCAGAGGACCTGGCCGTCGACGATCCAGTCGCTGTGACACTCAACCTTCTGTGA
- a CDS encoding peptidylprolyl isomerase has translation MTKHLLAAAALIALASPSFAQDEEQTAPSPNEIIAAAPSSAWIAIDPEDLVVMRLAPDRDGNDRTVVMQLMPAPFSQGWIENIRTLARAKYWDGSMVLRVQDNYVVQWGQPDPEMGVEPKPVPAGLNVVPESDFVATGLLSIPDPRGRPRFNYTLGAIMMRLAMTAADGGIQLPEEFADYDPDEDELPKLPGPQIGDQYASFASIWNGWPIAGALGGEENSFWPIHCYGMVGVGRNMSPDTGDGSQLYTVIGHAPRHLDRNIALVGRIISGIEHLSSLPRGKGPLGFYEDAEKRVPIEWVRVASDLPEGERPAFEYFDTATEDFARYADARANRRDPFFNVPAGGADVCNIPVPVRAVAGD, from the coding sequence ATGACCAAGCACCTCCTTGCCGCCGCCGCGCTGATCGCGCTTGCCTCCCCCTCGTTCGCGCAGGACGAGGAGCAGACCGCGCCCTCTCCGAACGAAATCATCGCCGCCGCGCCTTCCAGCGCCTGGATCGCGATCGATCCGGAAGATCTGGTGGTGATGCGCCTCGCGCCCGATCGCGACGGCAACGACCGCACGGTGGTGATGCAGCTGATGCCAGCGCCCTTCAGCCAGGGCTGGATCGAGAACATCCGCACCCTCGCCCGCGCGAAATACTGGGACGGCAGCATGGTGCTGCGGGTGCAGGACAATTACGTCGTCCAGTGGGGCCAGCCCGATCCGGAAATGGGTGTGGAGCCGAAGCCAGTGCCAGCGGGGCTGAATGTGGTGCCGGAGAGCGATTTTGTCGCGACAGGCCTTCTTTCGATTCCTGATCCGCGAGGCCGACCGCGGTTTAACTACACATTGGGAGCAATCATGATGCGCCTTGCGATGACAGCGGCGGATGGTGGCATCCAATTGCCGGAAGAGTTCGCCGATTACGATCCCGATGAGGACGAATTGCCTAAGCTTCCCGGTCCACAGATCGGTGACCAATACGCCTCATTTGCGAGTATCTGGAACGGTTGGCCAATCGCGGGCGCATTAGGTGGCGAAGAGAATTCGTTCTGGCCCATCCACTGCTACGGCATGGTCGGCGTGGGGCGGAACATGTCGCCCGATACCGGAGACGGATCGCAGCTCTATACCGTGATCGGCCATGCCCCGCGCCATCTCGATCGCAATATCGCGCTGGTCGGTCGGATTATCAGCGGGATCGAGCATCTCTCCAGCCTGCCGCGCGGCAAGGGTCCGCTCGGCTTTTACGAAGACGCGGAAAAGCGCGTGCCGATCGAATGGGTGCGCGTCGCCAGCGACCTGCCCGAGGGCGAGCGCCCGGCCTTCGAATATTTCGACACTGCGACCGAAGACTTCGCGCGTTACGCAGACGCTCGCGCCAATCGCCGTGACCCGTTCTTCAACGTCCCCGCCGGGGGTGCCGATGTCTGCAACATCCCGGTGCCGGTGCGCGCGGTTGCCGGTGACTGA
- a CDS encoding mechanosensitive ion channel family protein has translation MSHCLKLLFAALLACLALPAAAQSGRDVAQGSEAYVYEVDSLQNGAGAPGAPLDLETPMGLLESFMAAGRADDWARAAAGIDFTDVETQVDGVSRERVAAELYDLLNRSVSFSTSALPDRPDAVDTQTSSKDPMAGVARRSITLGRLELPGRSVPIRIARVRAPGGEPLWVFSRQTAANVPALYDRFGPTKFEKSLPPALRQQAFWTLAWWEVIALPLILIAAALAAALTYLAVRRVRKKFAEDGLWETVLQALHLPVTLLAFAGTFAIVRATFFRLSGPVKDLLDPLQLLLVIAAVVGILLSILGRIFDFATEKRTRELEAPGNNEDRAFYTKLSAIRRIVTAVLMLAAVGFLLVASDLNSTLGFSIIASAGVIGLVLVFAARQVLGDMMASVQIAFAQTAKIGDAVYFNDQWCYVEKIGFTHLRLRTWDEKRVIAPVADFVGSCFENWTKRDPSLMMHVELELDNRADVEALRGPFRSFVENDEDVIDPDDASVQVVGQSAKAMVVRFMARAEDPKCGWTMHCRLREHMLKEAARLDAASDREPAPAFLAREREVRMDMTAEEDAA, from the coding sequence ATGTCGCATTGTCTGAAGCTGCTTTTTGCCGCTCTGCTCGCCTGTCTGGCGCTGCCTGCTGCCGCCCAATCCGGAAGGGATGTTGCGCAAGGGTCCGAAGCCTATGTGTACGAGGTCGACAGCCTGCAGAACGGCGCAGGCGCGCCCGGCGCACCGCTCGATCTGGAAACCCCGATGGGCCTGCTGGAGAGTTTCATGGCCGCCGGGCGGGCCGACGACTGGGCGCGGGCCGCGGCGGGGATCGATTTCACCGATGTCGAAACCCAAGTCGACGGCGTCTCGCGGGAACGCGTCGCCGCCGAACTCTACGATCTGCTGAACCGCTCTGTCTCGTTCAGCACAAGCGCGCTGCCCGATCGCCCCGACGCGGTCGATACGCAGACCAGCAGCAAGGATCCGATGGCCGGGGTCGCGCGACGCTCGATCACGCTCGGGCGGCTCGAACTGCCCGGGCGCAGTGTGCCGATCCGCATTGCCCGCGTGCGCGCGCCGGGTGGAGAGCCGCTCTGGGTCTTCAGTCGCCAGACCGCTGCCAACGTGCCGGCGCTCTACGATCGCTTCGGTCCGACCAAGTTCGAGAAGTCGCTCCCCCCTGCGCTGCGCCAGCAGGCGTTCTGGACGCTCGCCTGGTGGGAAGTGATCGCGCTGCCCCTGATCCTGATCGCCGCCGCCCTCGCCGCCGCCTTGACCTATCTGGCCGTGCGCCGGGTGCGAAAAAAGTTCGCCGAAGACGGATTGTGGGAGACGGTCCTCCAGGCGCTGCACCTTCCCGTCACCTTATTGGCATTTGCGGGAACGTTCGCCATCGTGCGGGCGACCTTCTTCCGCCTCTCGGGTCCCGTGAAGGACCTGCTCGACCCGCTGCAATTGCTGCTCGTGATTGCTGCGGTGGTGGGTATCCTCCTCTCGATCCTGGGTCGGATTTTCGACTTCGCGACCGAGAAGCGCACCAGGGAACTCGAAGCACCCGGCAATAACGAGGACCGCGCCTTTTATACCAAGCTGAGCGCCATCCGGCGGATCGTGACGGCCGTGCTGATGCTCGCGGCGGTGGGTTTCCTGCTGGTGGCGAGCGATCTCAATTCCACGCTTGGTTTCTCGATCATCGCCTCGGCCGGGGTGATCGGTCTGGTGCTGGTTTTCGCAGCGCGACAAGTCCTCGGCGACATGATGGCCAGCGTCCAGATCGCCTTCGCCCAGACCGCCAAGATCGGCGACGCCGTCTATTTCAATGACCAGTGGTGCTATGTCGAAAAGATCGGCTTCACCCATTTGCGGCTGCGCACCTGGGACGAGAAGCGCGTCATCGCACCGGTGGCCGACTTCGTCGGTTCGTGCTTCGAAAACTGGACCAAGCGCGATCCCAGCCTGATGATGCATGTCGAACTCGAACTGGACAATCGCGCCGATGTCGAGGCGTTGCGGGGGCCGTTTCGCAGCTTCGTCGAAAACGACGAGGACGTGATCGATCCAGATGATGCGAGCGTGCAAGTGGTCGGTCAAAGCGCGAAAGCGATGGTCGTCCGCTTCATGGCCCGCGCCGAGGACCCCAAATGCGGATGGACAATGCATTGCCGCCTGCGCGAGCACATGCTGAAGGAAGCCGCGAGGCTCGACGCGGCATCGGATCGTGAACCCGCCCCCGCCTTCCTCGCCCGCGAGCGCGAAGTGAGGATGGACATGACCGCCGAGGAGGACGCTGCCTGA
- a CDS encoding metallopeptidase family protein, which yields MDRRTIGTACSNKEMEAMGRGVIAQLPEQFREHLGDIVLRVEDLADDATLREVELTHPYELTGIYEGIPLGEKSIDSPQHMPDRIRLFRLPILAEWAERGNETLEHLVAHVVIHEIGHHFGLSDDDMHALEDQVR from the coding sequence ATGGATAGACGCACGATCGGCACGGCCTGCTCCAACAAGGAGATGGAAGCGATGGGGCGCGGCGTGATTGCGCAGCTTCCCGAACAGTTCCGCGAGCACCTAGGCGATATCGTGTTAAGAGTGGAAGATCTGGCCGACGACGCCACGTTGCGCGAGGTCGAACTGACGCATCCCTACGAGCTGACCGGCATCTACGAAGGCATCCCGCTGGGCGAAAAATCGATCGATTCGCCGCAGCACATGCCCGACCGCATCCGCCTGTTCCGCCTCCCCATCCTCGCCGAATGGGCCGAACGCGGAAACGAGACGCTCGAACATCTGGTCGCGCATGTCGTCATTCACGAGATCGGCCATCATTTCGGGCTCAGCGACGACGATATGCACGCGCTGGAAGACCAGGTCCGCTGA
- a CDS encoding recombinase family protein, whose translation MAEKAKQLRCAIYTRKSSEEGLDQSFNSLDAQRAASEAYVLSQASEGWLLLPDHYDDGGFSGGTMERPGLKTLLADIELGKVDVVVVYKIDRLTRSLADFARIVEIFEGADCSFVSVTQSFNTTGSMGKLILNVLLSFAQFEREVTGERIRDKIAASKKRGMWMGGIPPLGYDIPAEGSRKLQINPAEARLVRQIFERYLALGSVHALQRELTRQGKVSKSWTTRKGKAMGGLPYNRGALFHLLRNHIYLGKIVHKDEVYEGEHDAIVDEVLFEQVQRHLNGNARRHRATSNKRMVKAPLTGKLFDAAGEPMSPTFSRGKAGRSYRYYVSASLQQGSSKTDDDAVRRLPAPALEQVVGEACARWVPEHKQPVAAANSVRIAEQGLLIELRDVTVAQVAARLSDEERLVHSTRRECTILLPLALPIRGGRRRIEPTGKHVARPDPVLIAALRKAHSMLELERGSPTIAAAPVSQYDRKVLRLAFLASDIQRAILEGKQPRGLTLERLKKMTIPLSWSKQHEALGF comes from the coding sequence ATGGCAGAGAAAGCGAAGCAGCTGCGCTGCGCGATCTACACGCGCAAAAGCTCCGAGGAAGGCCTCGACCAGTCGTTCAACAGTCTCGATGCCCAGCGCGCCGCAAGCGAGGCCTATGTGCTGAGCCAAGCGAGCGAGGGTTGGCTATTGCTGCCCGACCATTACGATGATGGCGGCTTTTCTGGCGGGACCATGGAAAGGCCCGGCCTGAAGACTCTCCTGGCCGATATCGAGCTTGGCAAGGTCGATGTGGTCGTGGTCTACAAGATCGACCGCCTGACCCGGTCGCTTGCGGACTTCGCACGGATCGTCGAGATTTTCGAAGGTGCCGATTGCAGCTTCGTCTCGGTGACCCAGTCGTTCAACACCACCGGCTCGATGGGCAAGCTCATACTTAACGTGCTCCTGTCATTCGCCCAGTTCGAACGCGAGGTCACCGGCGAACGCATCCGCGACAAGATTGCCGCATCCAAGAAGCGCGGGATGTGGATGGGGGGTATACCGCCGCTCGGTTATGACATTCCGGCAGAAGGCAGCCGCAAGCTTCAGATAAATCCGGCAGAGGCGCGTCTGGTCAGGCAGATCTTCGAGCGCTATCTCGCGCTGGGTTCGGTGCATGCGTTGCAGCGCGAACTCACCAGACAGGGTAAGGTCTCGAAGAGCTGGACCACGCGAAAAGGCAAGGCGATGGGCGGCCTGCCTTACAACCGCGGAGCGCTGTTCCATCTACTGCGCAACCATATCTATCTCGGCAAAATCGTCCACAAGGACGAAGTCTACGAAGGCGAGCATGATGCCATCGTCGACGAGGTTCTATTCGAGCAGGTACAGCGTCACCTCAACGGGAATGCCAGGCGGCACCGGGCAACGTCGAACAAACGCATGGTCAAGGCGCCGCTCACCGGAAAGCTGTTCGATGCCGCCGGGGAGCCGATGAGCCCGACATTCTCGCGCGGCAAGGCGGGACGCAGCTATCGCTATTACGTGTCGGCCTCGTTGCAGCAAGGCAGCAGTAAAACCGATGATGACGCCGTCCGCCGGCTTCCCGCTCCGGCGCTTGAGCAAGTGGTCGGCGAGGCTTGCGCGCGGTGGGTGCCGGAGCACAAGCAACCGGTCGCCGCCGCAAACTCCGTCCGGATTGCAGAACAAGGTCTGCTGATCGAACTGCGCGACGTTACCGTAGCGCAGGTCGCAGCGCGGCTATCGGACGAGGAGCGATTGGTTCACAGCACCCGGCGCGAATGCACTATCCTTTTGCCGCTGGCCCTGCCGATCCGCGGCGGGCGTAGGCGGATCGAGCCCACCGGCAAACACGTCGCGCGCCCCGACCCGGTACTGATCGCTGCTCTGCGTAAGGCGCATTCCATGCTTGAGCTAGAGCGCGGCAGTCCAACGATCGCGGCAGCTCCGGTATCGCAATATGATCGTAAGGTTCTGCGGCTTGCCTTTCTCGCGTCGGACATTCAGCGCGCTATCCTCGAAGGGAAGCAGCCGCGCGGGCTTACTCTCGAGCGCCTCAAGAAAATGACCATCCCGCTGTCCTGGTCCAAGCAGCATGAAGCGTTGGGATTTTAA
- a CDS encoding DUF2924 domain-containing protein: MSADLEQLMGELEQLDIDGLRLIWKERYGAPPTLRSEPIMRMLLSWRIQAEALGGLDDKSRKALARSGPVEAEGKHLGIGATLRRNWRGREVVVAVEEDGFRWGDRLFPSLSAAATAIAGSRWNGPRFFGLRSS; this comes from the coding sequence ATGAGCGCCGATCTGGAACAGCTGATGGGCGAGCTGGAGCAGTTGGATATCGATGGGCTGCGATTGATCTGGAAGGAGCGCTATGGCGCACCTCCAACCCTGCGCTCGGAGCCGATCATGCGCATGCTGCTAAGCTGGCGTATCCAAGCCGAGGCCCTTGGCGGTCTTGATGACAAGTCGCGCAAGGCATTGGCGCGCAGCGGACCGGTCGAGGCCGAGGGCAAGCATCTGGGTATCGGCGCCACGCTGAGGCGCAACTGGAGGGGCCGCGAGGTCGTCGTCGCGGTCGAGGAGGACGGCTTCCGCTGGGGCGACCGGCTGTTTCCCAGCCTCTCGGCCGCTGCCACCGCGATTGCCGGAAGCCGCTGGAACGGTCCGCGTTTCTTCGGCCTGCGAAGCAGCTGA
- a CDS encoding DUF3489 domain-containing protein yields the protein MTNVTAKPPTKLDKLEKLLIRNNGASVEEMMKATGWQQHSVRGAMAGALKKKRGLVITSEKHDGVRRYNASAPA from the coding sequence ATGACCAACGTGACGGCAAAACCGCCGACCAAGCTCGACAAACTCGAGAAGCTGCTCATCCGCAATAATGGCGCGAGCGTCGAAGAGATGATGAAGGCGACCGGCTGGCAGCAGCATTCGGTACGCGGGGCCATGGCCGGCGCGCTCAAGAAGAAGCGCGGCCTTGTGATCACGTCCGAGAAGCACGACGGCGTGCGTCGCTACAACGCGAGTGCGCCCGCATGA
- a CDS encoding site-specific DNA-methyltransferase — MDTSDPKAGASARRQLTVSYKPLGALTPDPRNARTHSKRQIEQIVQSIRAFGFTNPILADPQGNLIAGHGRLRASKEMGLQQVPVIELTGLSEVQKKALRLADNKIALNAGWDTEILKLELADLSIPEIDLDLSLTGFSAGEIDVVLAESDDPDDEVIPPVPEHPRVQAGDIWQLGEHRVACGDGRDAAFLQRLIGEGEKVDCAFLDPPYNVKINGHANAKGRHREFAMASGEMTENEFRTFLADSLGACAKVSRDGAVHFVCMDWRHMDDVTASVSDVYDTLLNICVWNKSNAGMGSLYPSKHEMIFVYRVGEAAHTNCVELGKHGRNRTNVWDYPSVNSMRGSRREDLALHPTVKPVAMVADGTVRANAPD; from the coding sequence ATGGACACATCCGATCCGAAGGCAGGCGCCTCTGCCCGCCGCCAGCTGACCGTCAGCTACAAGCCGCTCGGCGCGCTCACGCCCGATCCGCGAAATGCCCGGACGCATTCCAAGCGTCAGATCGAGCAGATCGTGCAGTCGATCCGCGCGTTCGGCTTTACCAATCCGATCCTGGCCGATCCGCAAGGCAATCTGATCGCCGGCCACGGACGTCTTCGCGCATCGAAGGAGATGGGGCTCCAGCAGGTTCCGGTCATCGAGCTCACAGGTCTGTCCGAAGTTCAAAAGAAGGCACTGCGGCTTGCCGATAACAAGATCGCGCTCAATGCGGGCTGGGACACCGAGATCCTCAAACTCGAGCTTGCCGATCTATCCATCCCTGAAATCGATCTTGATCTGTCCCTCACCGGCTTTTCCGCCGGCGAGATCGACGTCGTTCTTGCCGAAAGCGACGATCCCGACGACGAAGTCATTCCGCCGGTGCCCGAACACCCGCGTGTCCAGGCGGGCGATATCTGGCAGCTTGGCGAACACCGGGTGGCCTGCGGCGATGGCCGGGATGCGGCTTTTTTGCAGCGCCTGATAGGCGAGGGCGAGAAGGTCGACTGCGCGTTCCTCGATCCGCCCTACAATGTGAAGATCAATGGCCACGCCAATGCGAAGGGCCGTCACCGCGAGTTCGCCATGGCGTCAGGCGAGATGACCGAAAACGAATTCCGCACCTTCCTCGCTGACTCTTTGGGCGCCTGCGCCAAGGTATCACGCGATGGTGCCGTCCACTTCGTCTGCATGGACTGGCGCCATATGGATGATGTCACCGCATCGGTTAGCGATGTCTACGATACCCTTCTCAACATCTGCGTGTGGAACAAAAGCAACGCTGGCATGGGCTCGCTCTACCCGTCCAAGCACGAGATGATCTTCGTCTACCGCGTCGGCGAGGCGGCGCATACGAACTGCGTTGAGCTGGGCAAGCACGGCCGCAACCGGACAAATGTATGGGATTACCCGAGCGTCAACTCGATGCGCGGATCGAGGCGAGAGGACCTCGCGCTCCACCCGACGGTGAAGCCGGTCGCCATGGTTGCAGACGGCACTGTCAGAGCAAACGCACCTGATTGA
- a CDS encoding IS6 family transposase, protein MPRKKKPASPFRYFNSSPEVIRLVVMMYVRFPLSLRNVEDLLAERGIDICHETVRHWWNRFGPMFAGDIRRLRVSRMRGFRQWKWHLDEVYVKINGEMHYLWRAVDQEGEILESYVTKTRDKKAALRFMKKVLKRHGSPAEITTDGLRSYRSAMSELGNADKQEVGRWANNRAENSHLPFRRRERVMLRFRQMRTLQKFASVHANVHNHFNSERHLIDRETYKTRRSAALAEWQNLMA, encoded by the coding sequence ATGCCGCGCAAGAAGAAGCCAGCCAGCCCGTTCCGGTATTTCAACTCGTCGCCCGAGGTGATCCGCCTCGTGGTGATGATGTACGTCCGTTTTCCGCTCAGTTTGCGGAACGTCGAAGACCTTCTCGCCGAGCGCGGGATCGACATCTGCCACGAGACCGTGCGCCATTGGTGGAACAGGTTCGGCCCGATGTTCGCCGGCGACATCCGCAGACTGCGGGTGAGCAGAATGCGCGGCTTTCGCCAGTGGAAGTGGCACCTCGATGAGGTCTACGTGAAGATCAATGGCGAGATGCATTACCTCTGGCGTGCGGTCGACCAGGAAGGCGAGATCCTCGAGAGCTACGTCACGAAGACCCGCGACAAGAAGGCAGCGCTGCGGTTCATGAAGAAGGTTCTGAAGCGGCACGGCTCTCCTGCCGAGATCACCACCGATGGTCTTCGCTCCTATCGCTCTGCGATGAGCGAACTCGGCAATGCTGACAAGCAAGAGGTGGGACGTTGGGCGAACAACCGCGCGGAGAACAGTCACCTGCCATTTCGGCGAAGAGAGCGGGTCATGCTCAGGTTCCGGCAAATGCGAACCCTACAGAAGTTCGCTTCCGTCCATGCCAACGTCCACAATCACTTCAATTCCGAACGCCACTTGATCGACAGAGAGACCTACAAGACCCGCCGTTCAGCCGCACTGGCTGAGTGGCAAAACCTCATGGCCTGA
- a CDS encoding flavin reductase family protein: MLDKTAFRNALGSFVTGVTIVTARDGDGAPVGLTANSFNSVSLDPPMVLWSLALSSRSLPAFRDATAWAVHILAADQEDMSNRFARTGADKFAGLTVDDGPEGAPLIEGCAARFGCRARYEYEGGDHAIFLGEVIDFARSSAEPLVYHSGRYGRLMPSEGGEIDAQDHAALVTAGLIEETADGWRLTEAGDAQRALLDRIAHST, encoded by the coding sequence GTGCTCGACAAAACCGCCTTCCGCAATGCGCTCGGCAGCTTCGTGACCGGGGTTACGATCGTAACCGCGCGCGATGGCGATGGCGCGCCTGTCGGGCTGACCGCCAACAGCTTCAACTCGGTATCGCTCGATCCGCCGATGGTATTGTGGAGCCTCGCGCTGTCATCGCGCTCGCTGCCCGCCTTTCGCGATGCCACGGCCTGGGCGGTGCATATCCTGGCAGCCGACCAGGAAGACATGTCCAACCGTTTCGCCCGCACCGGTGCCGACAAATTCGCCGGCCTCACGGTCGACGACGGCCCTGAGGGCGCGCCGTTGATCGAAGGTTGCGCGGCCCGCTTCGGCTGCCGTGCGCGCTACGAATACGAAGGCGGCGACCACGCGATCTTCCTTGGCGAAGTGATCGATTTCGCGCGCAGTTCCGCCGAGCCGCTGGTATATCATTCGGGCCGTTACGGACGGCTGATGCCAAGCGAGGGCGGCGAGATCGATGCGCAGGATCATGCCGCGCTCGTCACCGCCGGATTGATCGAGGAAACCGCCGATGGCTGGCGGCTGACCGAAGCGGGCGACGCGCAGCGCGCCTTGCTCGATCGGATCGCACACTCCACCTGA